Proteins co-encoded in one Klebsiella michiganensis genomic window:
- the rbfA gene encoding ribosome-binding factor A (associates with free 30S ribosomal subunits; essential for efficient processing of 16S rRNA; in Escherichia coli rbfA is induced by cold shock): MAKEFGRPQRVSQELQKEIAIILQREIKDPRLGMMTTVSGVEVSRDLAYAKVFVTFLNDKDEEAVKEGIKVLQDASGYIRTLVGKAMRLRIVPELTFFYDNSLVEGMRMSNLVSNVIRHDDERRVNTDDSKED; this comes from the coding sequence ATGGCGAAAGAATTTGGTCGCCCGCAGCGCGTTTCTCAGGAATTGCAGAAAGAAATTGCCATTATCCTGCAGCGCGAAATTAAAGACCCGCGTCTGGGTATGATGACCACCGTTTCTGGTGTAGAAGTCTCCCGTGACCTGGCGTATGCCAAAGTATTTGTGACGTTCCTGAACGACAAAGACGAAGAAGCCGTAAAAGAAGGCATCAAAGTTCTGCAGGATGCGTCGGGCTATATCCGAACTCTGGTGGGCAAGGCTATGCGTCTGCGCATCGTGCCGGAACTGACCTTCTTCTACGATAACTCGCTGGTCGAAGGGATGCGCATGTCTAACCTGGTTTCCAATGTCATCCGTCATGATGACGAGCGTCGCGTGAATACGGACGACAGCAAGGAGGATTGA
- the secG gene encoding preprotein translocase subunit SecG has product MYEALLVVFLIVALGLVGLIMLQQGKGADMGASFGAGASATLFGSSGSGNFMTRMTGVLATLFFILSLVLGNLSTNKTSKGSEWENLSQPAQTEQTAPAAPTKPSSDIPQ; this is encoded by the coding sequence ATGTACGAAGCTCTTTTGGTTGTTTTCCTTATTGTAGCGTTAGGCCTTGTAGGTCTTATTATGCTGCAGCAAGGTAAAGGCGCTGATATGGGAGCCTCCTTCGGAGCAGGCGCTTCCGCTACGTTATTCGGTTCAAGTGGTTCTGGTAACTTCATGACCCGCATGACCGGTGTGCTCGCAACGTTGTTCTTTATCCTGAGCCTGGTTCTGGGTAACCTCAGCACCAACAAAACCAGTAAAGGAAGCGAGTGGGAAAATTTAAGTCAGCCAGCACAAACTGAGCAGACTGCGCCAGCGGCACCTACCAAGCCGAGCAGCGATATCCCGCAGTAA
- a CDS encoding ribosome maturation protein RimP (required for the maturation of the 30S ribosomal subunits) codes for MISAPVEALGYELVGIEFVRGRTSTLRIYIDSEDGINVDDCADVSHQVSAVLDVEDPITVAYNLEVSSPGLDRPMFTAEHYVRFNGEEVSIVLRMAVQNRRKWQGIIKAVDGEMITVTVEGKDEVFALSNIQKANLVPHF; via the coding sequence ATGATTTCAGCACCGGTCGAAGCACTGGGCTATGAACTTGTAGGCATCGAATTCGTTCGGGGCCGCACGTCTACGCTGCGCATCTATATTGATAGTGAAGATGGCATCAATGTTGATGATTGTGCTGATGTCAGTCACCAGGTCAGTGCCGTACTGGATGTCGAAGATCCCATCACCGTGGCCTATAACCTGGAAGTGTCCTCACCTGGCCTCGATCGCCCAATGTTCACCGCAGAACACTACGTTCGTTTTAACGGCGAAGAAGTGAGCATTGTACTGCGTATGGCTGTGCAAAACCGCCGCAAATGGCAGGGTATTATTAAAGCCGTAGACGGTGAGATGATCACGGTAACGGTCGAAGGAAAAGACGAAGTGTTCGCGCTGAGCAACATCCAGAAAGCGAACCTGGTACCCCACTTTTAA
- the infB gene encoding translation initiation factor IF-2 (Protects formylmethionyl-tRNA from spontaneous hydrolysis and promotes its binding to the 30S ribosomal subunits during initiation of protein synthesis. Also involved in the hydrolysis of GTP during the formation of the 70S ribosomal complex) yields MTDVTVKALAAEIQTSVDRLVQQFADAGIPKSADDSVSAQEKQTLLAHLNHEHGSGPNKLTLQRKTRSTLNIPGTGGKSKSVQIEVRKKRTFVKRDPQEAERLAAEEQAQREAEEQAQREAEEAAKRAAQEKAKREAEEQAKREAADKAKREAAEKDKVSNQQTDEMTKAAHAEKARREAEAAELKRKAEEEARRKLEEDARRVAEEARKMAEANAGVWEEQEKVEDDKSDYHVTTSQHARQAEDENDREVEGGRGRGRTAAKAPRQKKAGGKHGESKADREEARAAVRGGKGKRKPSSLQQGFTKPAQAVNRDVVIGETISVAELANKMAVKGSQVIKAMMKLGAMATINQVIDQETAQLVAEEMGHKVILRRENELEEAVMSDRDTGAAAETRAPVVTIMGHVDHGKTSLLDYIRSTKVASGEAGGITQHIGAYHVETDNGMVTFLDTPGHAAFTSMRARGAQATDIVVLVVAADDGVMPQTIEAIQHAKAAQVPVVVAVNKIDKPEADPDRVKNELSQYGIMPEEWGGESQFIHVSAKAGTGIDDLLDAILLQAEVLELKAVRKGMASGVVIESFLDKGRGPVATVLVREGTLNKGDIVLCGFEYGRVRAMRDEMGREVTEAGPSIPVEILGLSGVPAAGDEVTVVRDEKKAREVALYRQGKFREVKLARQQKSKLENMFANMTEGEVSEVNIVLKADVQGSVEAISDSLLKLSTDEVKVKIIGSGVGGITETDATLAAASNAILVGFNVRADASARRVIEAESLDLRYYSVIYNLIDEVKAAMSGMLSPELKQQIIGLAEVRDVFKSPKFGAIAGCMVTEGVVKRHNPIRVLRDNVVIYEGELESLRRFKDDASEVRNGMECGIGVKNYNDVRVGDMIEVFEIIEIKRTIS; encoded by the coding sequence ATGACAGATGTAACCGTAAAAGCGCTGGCCGCAGAGATTCAGACCTCCGTGGACCGCCTGGTACAGCAATTTGCTGATGCAGGGATCCCGAAGTCTGCTGACGACTCCGTTTCGGCGCAAGAGAAACAAACGCTGCTGGCCCACCTGAATCATGAACATGGTTCAGGCCCAAACAAGTTGACTTTACAGCGCAAAACGCGCAGTACTTTAAACATTCCAGGTACCGGTGGGAAAAGTAAATCGGTACAAATCGAAGTCCGCAAGAAGCGCACCTTTGTGAAACGTGATCCGCAAGAGGCAGAGCGCCTTGCTGCGGAAGAACAGGCGCAGCGTGAAGCGGAAGAGCAAGCCCAGCGTGAGGCAGAGGAAGCTGCCAAACGTGCGGCACAAGAAAAAGCTAAGCGTGAAGCTGAAGAACAAGCTAAGCGCGAAGCCGCTGATAAAGCGAAACGTGAAGCTGCGGAAAAAGACAAAGTGAGCAATCAACAAACTGATGAAATGACGAAAGCCGCCCACGCCGAGAAGGCTCGCCGTGAAGCGGAAGCTGCTGAACTGAAGCGTAAAGCTGAAGAAGAAGCCCGTCGCAAACTCGAAGAAGACGCCCGCCGTGTGGCGGAAGAAGCCCGTAAAATGGCAGAAGCTAACGCTGGCGTTTGGGAAGAGCAGGAGAAGGTAGAAGACGACAAGTCTGACTATCACGTCACTACCTCCCAGCACGCTCGCCAGGCTGAAGACGAAAACGACCGTGAAGTTGAAGGTGGTCGTGGTCGTGGCCGTACTGCAGCGAAAGCTCCGCGTCAGAAAAAAGCTGGCGGCAAACACGGTGAGTCTAAAGCAGACCGTGAAGAAGCCCGTGCAGCCGTTCGCGGTGGCAAAGGCAAGCGTAAGCCTAGCAGCCTGCAGCAGGGCTTTACCAAGCCAGCACAGGCCGTAAACCGTGACGTTGTGATTGGTGAAACCATCAGCGTCGCTGAACTGGCTAACAAAATGGCGGTTAAAGGCTCTCAGGTCATCAAAGCAATGATGAAGCTGGGCGCTATGGCGACCATCAACCAGGTTATCGATCAGGAAACCGCTCAGCTGGTTGCTGAGGAGATGGGCCACAAAGTTATCCTGCGTCGTGAAAACGAGCTGGAAGAAGCGGTAATGAGCGACCGTGATACCGGCGCTGCGGCAGAAACCCGCGCACCGGTTGTGACCATCATGGGTCACGTTGACCACGGTAAAACCTCTCTGCTGGACTACATTCGTTCTACTAAAGTTGCTTCCGGTGAAGCGGGTGGTATTACCCAGCACATCGGTGCATACCACGTAGAGACCGACAATGGCATGGTCACCTTCCTGGATACTCCGGGACACGCAGCGTTTACCTCCATGCGTGCTCGTGGTGCTCAGGCAACGGATATCGTTGTTCTGGTTGTTGCCGCTGACGATGGCGTAATGCCACAGACTATCGAAGCTATCCAGCACGCTAAAGCCGCGCAGGTACCGGTAGTCGTCGCGGTTAACAAAATCGATAAGCCAGAAGCGGATCCAGATCGCGTTAAAAACGAACTGTCCCAGTACGGCATCATGCCGGAAGAGTGGGGCGGTGAAAGCCAGTTCATCCACGTTTCTGCAAAAGCAGGTACCGGTATCGACGACCTGTTGGATGCTATCCTGCTGCAGGCCGAAGTGCTGGAGCTGAAAGCCGTCCGTAAAGGTATGGCAAGCGGCGTTGTTATCGAATCCTTCCTGGATAAAGGTCGTGGTCCGGTTGCTACCGTTCTGGTGCGTGAAGGTACTCTGAACAAAGGCGATATCGTCCTGTGTGGCTTCGAATATGGCCGCGTGCGTGCGATGCGTGACGAAATGGGCCGTGAAGTGACCGAAGCAGGTCCTTCTATTCCGGTTGAGATCCTCGGCCTGTCCGGCGTACCTGCCGCGGGTGACGAAGTGACCGTTGTTCGTGACGAGAAGAAAGCCCGTGAAGTTGCTCTGTATCGTCAGGGTAAATTCCGTGAAGTGAAACTGGCTCGTCAGCAGAAATCCAAACTGGAAAACATGTTCGCCAACATGACCGAAGGCGAAGTGTCCGAAGTGAACATCGTGCTGAAAGCCGACGTTCAGGGTTCTGTGGAAGCGATCAGCGACTCCCTGCTGAAACTGTCTACCGATGAAGTTAAAGTTAAAATCATCGGTTCTGGCGTGGGCGGGATCACCGAAACTGACGCTACGCTGGCTGCAGCATCCAACGCCATCCTGGTGGGCTTCAACGTCCGTGCCGACGCTTCTGCGCGCCGCGTAATTGAAGCTGAAAGCCTGGATCTGCGCTACTACTCCGTCATCTATAACCTGATCGACGAAGTGAAAGCGGCGATGAGCGGTATGCTGTCTCCAGAACTGAAACAGCAGATCATCGGCCTGGCTGAAGTTCGTGATGTGTTTAAATCACCGAAGTTTGGCGCGATTGCTGGCTGTATGGTTACCGAAGGTGTGGTGAAACGTCACAACCCAATCCGCGTACTGCGCGACAACGTTGTTATCTATGAAGGCGAGCTGGAATCCCTGCGCCGCTTCAAAGATGACGCAAGCGAAGTCCGTAACGGTATGGAATGTGGTATCGGCGTTAAGAACTACAACGACGTGCGCGTGGGCGATATGATCGAAGTCTTCGAAATTATCGAGATCAAGCGTACCATCTCCTGA
- the nusA gene encoding transcription elongation factor NusA (modifies transcription through interactions with RNA polymerase affecting elongation, readthrough, termination, and antitermination): MNKEILAVVEAVSNEKALPREKIFEALESALATATKKKYEQEIDVRVEIDRKSGDFDTFRRWVIVEEVTQPTREITLEAAQFEDPAFTVGEYVEDQIESVTFDRITTQTAKQVIVQKVREAERAMVVDQFREHEGEIITGVVKKVNRDNISLDLGSNAEAVILREDMLPRENFRPGDRIRGVLYAVRPEARGAQLFVSRSKPEMLIELFRIEVPEIGEEVIEIKAAARDPGSRAKIAVKTNDKRIDPVGACVGMRGARVQAVSTELGGERIDIVLWDDNPAQFVINAMAPADVASIVVDEDKHTMDIAVEAGNLAQAIGRNGQNVRLASQLSGWELNVMTVDDLQAKHQAEAHAAIDTFTKYLDIDEDFATVLVEEGFSTLEELAYVPMKELLEIDGLDEDTVEALRDRAKNALTTLALAQEESLGDKKPTEDLLNLEGMDRPLAFKLAARGVSSLEDLAEQGVDDLSDIEGLTDEKAGELIMAARNICWFGGEA, encoded by the coding sequence ATGAACAAAGAAATTTTGGCTGTTGTTGAAGCAGTTTCCAACGAAAAAGCGCTGCCGCGTGAGAAAATTTTCGAAGCGCTGGAAAGTGCCCTGGCAACGGCGACCAAGAAAAAATACGAGCAAGAGATTGACGTTCGCGTTGAAATCGACCGTAAAAGCGGTGATTTCGATACCTTCCGTCGTTGGGTCATCGTTGAAGAGGTCACTCAACCTACGCGCGAAATCACTCTTGAAGCGGCTCAGTTTGAAGATCCAGCTTTCACCGTGGGTGAATACGTTGAAGATCAGATTGAATCCGTAACCTTTGACCGTATCACTACCCAGACCGCTAAACAGGTTATCGTGCAGAAAGTTCGCGAAGCCGAACGTGCGATGGTAGTCGATCAGTTCCGCGAGCATGAAGGTGAGATCATCACCGGCGTGGTGAAAAAGGTTAACCGTGACAATATCTCCCTGGATCTCGGCAGCAACGCTGAAGCCGTGATTTTGCGTGAAGATATGCTGCCACGCGAAAACTTCCGTCCAGGCGACCGCATTCGCGGCGTGCTGTACGCAGTACGTCCTGAAGCTCGCGGTGCGCAGCTGTTCGTTAGCCGCTCCAAACCTGAAATGCTGATCGAACTGTTCCGCATTGAAGTGCCGGAGATCGGCGAAGAAGTGATCGAAATTAAAGCCGCCGCACGCGATCCTGGCTCTCGAGCCAAAATCGCTGTGAAAACAAACGACAAACGTATCGACCCTGTCGGCGCGTGCGTTGGTATGCGCGGTGCGCGCGTTCAGGCGGTTTCTACTGAGTTAGGCGGTGAGCGTATTGATATCGTGCTGTGGGACGACAACCCGGCGCAGTTTGTTATCAACGCAATGGCACCGGCCGACGTAGCATCCATCGTTGTCGACGAAGACAAACACACGATGGATATCGCGGTAGAGGCAGGCAACCTGGCCCAGGCCATTGGCCGTAACGGTCAGAACGTTCGCCTGGCATCACAGCTGAGCGGCTGGGAACTCAACGTCATGACCGTTGATGACCTGCAGGCTAAACATCAGGCTGAAGCGCATGCGGCTATTGATACCTTTACCAAATACCTCGACATTGACGAGGATTTCGCCACCGTGTTGGTCGAAGAAGGTTTCTCCACGCTTGAAGAACTGGCCTATGTGCCAATGAAAGAGCTGCTGGAAATCGACGGCCTTGATGAAGACACCGTGGAAGCATTACGCGATCGCGCTAAAAACGCGCTCACCACACTGGCTCTGGCGCAAGAAGAGAGTCTTGGCGATAAGAAACCTACCGAGGATCTGCTGAACCTCGAAGGTATGGATCGCCCGCTGGCCTTTAAACTGGCTGCTCGTGGTGTTAGCTCGCTGGAAGACCTTGCCGAGCAAGGTGTTGACGACCTGTCTGATATCGAAGGCTTAACGGATGAGAAAGCCGGCGAACTGATTATGGCAGCGCGTAACATTTGCTGGTTTGGCGGCGAAGCGTAA